From one Paenibacillus sp. FSL K6-1330 genomic stretch:
- a CDS encoding YezD family protein has translation MAKPLKVDEMWLERIASLLNDMEFGSLQIVVHEGQIVQMERTERKRFENTASGAVKTSGPSRAAGQQRRTNAR, from the coding sequence ATGGCTAAACCTTTAAAAGTGGATGAAATGTGGCTCGAACGCATAGCCAGCCTGCTGAACGACATGGAATTCGGTTCGCTGCAAATTGTAGTGCATGAGGGTCAAATCGTTCAGATGGAACGAACGGAGCGCAAGCGTTTCGAGAATACGGCCTCCGGAGCGGTCAAGACGTCAGGACCGTCCCGGGCAGCCGGCCAACAACGAAGAACGAATGCAAGATGA